One genomic segment of Sebaldella sp. S0638 includes these proteins:
- a CDS encoding holin family protein → MTTKLEISTVLTVIGSIAVYFLGGADTLLIVAGMFILLDYVTGLSKGVMTKSINSNKGWKGILRKTMYLVAIGVGEGLDKVTVLDDAGLSFRTIMLCYVIGTEGISILENLSIMGIKMPKKIGNILEKLKDDEPE, encoded by the coding sequence ATGACAACGAAATTAGAAATATCTACAGTATTAACAGTAATAGGAAGCATAGCAGTATATTTCTTGGGTGGAGCAGATACATTGTTAATAGTTGCAGGAATGTTCATATTATTAGATTATGTAACAGGACTGTCAAAAGGAGTAATGACAAAGAGTATAAATTCTAACAAAGGTTGGAAGGGAATACTGCGGAAAACGATGTATTTGGTAGCTATCGGAGTGGGAGAGGGACTTGATAAGGTAACAGTATTAGATGATGCAGGACTAAGTTTCAGAACAATAATGCTGTGTTATGTAATAGGAACGGAAGGAATATCAATATTAGAGAACTTATCAATAATGGGAATAAAAATGCCCAAAAAGATAGGAAATATATTAGAGAAATTGAAAGATGATGAACCTGAATAA